The proteins below come from a single Sorghum bicolor cultivar BTx623 chromosome 4, Sorghum_bicolor_NCBIv3, whole genome shotgun sequence genomic window:
- the LOC8072363 gene encoding uncharacterized protein LOC8072363, with amino-acid sequence MGLKLSCIHHHSSLSRQAHLPASPAPARVIATDGSLKELPASSPSTVADVLGRSSDAAASSFFVCNSDALYFNERPPALPPGEVLQPGKIYFVLPAAMLKRPLSTAEMAALAVRATTALASSTKPRRHERRGVRGGGKMMAVRVMPVREEMEDGGEDIFNEKLNQQTLGEFGMLLSPAKDEKFAAATATSRLKRALSIIQEDAE; translated from the coding sequence ATGGGTTTGAAGCTTTCTTGCATCCACCACCACAGCAGCCTGTCGCGGCAGGCGCACCTGCCGGCCTCGCCGGCGCCGGCCAGGGTCATCGCCACAGACGGATCGCTGAAGGAGCTCCCGGCCTCCTCTCCTTCTACCGTCGCTGACGTTCTTGGCCGGAGCAGCGACGCGGCGGCGTCGTCGTTCTTCGTGTGCAACTCCGATGCGCTCTACTTCAACGAGCGCCCACCGGCGCTGCCTCCCGGCGAGGTGCTCCAGCCGGGGAAGATATACTTCGTGCTCCCGGCGGCCATGCTCAAGAGGCCGCTGTCGACCGCCGAAATGGCTGCGCTGGCCGTGCGGGCGACCACGGCGCTCGCGTCCAGCACCAAGCCGAGGCGTCACGAACGGCGCGGTGTCCGTGGCGGCGGCAAGATGATGGCCGTTCGCGTCATGCCCGTGCGTGAGGAAATGGAGGACGGCGGCGAGGACATCTTCAACGAGAAGCTGAACCAACAGACGCTGGGGGAGTTCGGGATGTTGCTGAGCCCAGCGAAGGACGAGAAGTTTGCAGCCGCCACGGCGACGTCGAGGCTCAAGCGGGCGCTGAGCATCATTCAAGAAGACGCCGAATGA